Proteins encoded together in one Macadamia integrifolia cultivar HAES 741 unplaced genomic scaffold, SCU_Mint_v3 scaffold1380, whole genome shotgun sequence window:
- the LOC122063604 gene encoding norbelladine synthase-like, whose product MHGEVSNDVEVVVPAAMVWDIYGTPLKLAKVSTELLSDVVEKIEILKGDGGVGTLMKATFPPGSGFDYTIEKYKILDHEKHLKVAEIIEGGPLKLGFSLYRVRNEIIEKDVNSTIIRSSIEYEINEEFAANVSFASTALLDLLANAIGKYLAEKKADD is encoded by the exons ATGCATGGAGAAGTTTCAAACGATGTAGAGGTAGTGGTACCAGCTGCTATGGTTTGGGATATCTATGGCACCCCCCTCAAATTAGCCAAGGTCTCCACTGAGCTACTATCCGACGTCGTTGAAAAGATCGAAATTCTCAAAGGCGACGGAGGAGTTGGCACCTTGATGAAGGCTACATTTCCTCCAG GAAGTGGTTTTGATTACACAATAGAGAAATACAAAATTCTTGATCATGAGAAGCACTTGAAGGTTGCTGAGATCATTGAAGGAGGGCCATTAAAGCTTGGGTTTAGCTTGTATCGAGTGAGGAatgaaataatagaaaaagatGTGAATTCAACTATTATCAGATCATCAATTGAGTATGAAATCAACGAAGAGTTCGCTGCCAATGTTTCCTTCGCCAGTACTGCCCTTTTGGATCTCCTTGCTAATGCAATTGGGAAGTATCTTGCGGAGAAGAAAGCTGATGACTGA